Proteins encoded together in one Mycobacteriales bacterium window:
- a CDS encoding FUSC family protein, which yields MSIDPGLARLRVAGVAMSAALLSFATALLLDHLFNLTTSSVVLAVVLALTLGRADRRGHESALARWLAPIAMPFLVVASTEVGKWMFTHPNFGDTLFAVGMAAGIWLRRFGPHLRRVGSLVSSAFLAMLVTPAPAVALGSNPPSRWWAAVIALVALGWLRLVQFLAERIGVLARVEPDPAVPAPVARTRRDDLPWHRQVLPSTRMSLQMGVALGAAFACGRAAFGVHWTWVVLSAYIVGSGNRGRADVTYKALLRIAGAACGTVVAELVSHSFPPHDDWSIVVLFAVLAVAMWLRPLSYAYWAAGMTSALALLYDFYGEAGTDLLATRLEGILLGASLGVLAAWLVLPIRNVDAVRRQLAIAFGTVAAVLASADAQPAFAAAELARFRAASVAADLAGASLRWLRRLPRRLRVGYGYFVAGRALATCAAELPVADGCRLSLEPDERRMLAADVAAARRALAATAGEEERLRLGETTQRIAEALSSASRGPATGTA from the coding sequence GTGTCGATAGATCCCGGGCTGGCGCGGCTTCGGGTCGCCGGAGTCGCCATGTCGGCGGCACTGCTGAGCTTCGCGACAGCGTTGCTGCTCGACCACCTGTTCAATCTGACGACGAGCAGCGTCGTACTGGCCGTGGTCCTGGCACTGACCCTCGGGCGGGCCGACCGGCGCGGCCACGAGTCGGCGCTGGCCCGCTGGCTCGCCCCGATCGCGATGCCGTTCCTCGTCGTCGCCTCCACCGAGGTTGGCAAGTGGATGTTCACGCATCCCAACTTCGGCGACACGCTGTTCGCCGTCGGGATGGCCGCGGGCATCTGGCTGCGGCGCTTCGGCCCGCACCTGCGACGGGTGGGGTCGCTGGTCTCGTCGGCGTTCCTCGCGATGCTCGTCACGCCGGCGCCGGCCGTCGCGCTCGGGTCCAACCCGCCGAGCAGATGGTGGGCGGCGGTCATCGCATTGGTCGCGCTGGGCTGGCTGCGACTGGTGCAGTTCCTCGCAGAACGCATCGGGGTGCTGGCCAGAGTCGAGCCCGATCCCGCGGTCCCGGCACCGGTCGCGCGAACTCGCCGCGACGATCTGCCGTGGCACCGGCAGGTCCTGCCCAGCACCCGCATGTCGCTGCAGATGGGAGTCGCGCTGGGCGCGGCCTTCGCGTGCGGGCGAGCGGCCTTCGGCGTGCACTGGACCTGGGTGGTGCTCTCGGCGTACATCGTCGGCAGCGGGAACCGGGGCCGTGCCGACGTGACATACAAGGCGTTGCTTCGCATCGCGGGAGCCGCATGCGGAACCGTTGTGGCGGAACTGGTCTCGCATTCGTTCCCGCCCCACGACGACTGGTCGATCGTCGTGCTGTTCGCGGTGCTCGCCGTGGCGATGTGGCTGCGACCGCTCAGCTACGCCTATTGGGCGGCCGGCATGACGTCGGCGCTGGCGTTGCTCTACGACTTCTACGGCGAGGCCGGCACCGACCTGCTCGCTACCAGGCTCGAGGGCATCCTGCTCGGCGCTTCGCTCGGTGTCCTCGCCGCGTGGCTGGTGCTCCCGATCCGCAACGTCGACGCAGTACGCCGCCAGCTCGCGATCGCGTTCGGCACCGTTGCCGCGGTGCTCGCGTCAGCCGACGCACAACCGGCGTTCGCGGCTGCGGAGCTGGCACGCTTTCGGGCCGCGTCGGTGGCGGCCGACCTGGCGGGTGCGTCGCTTCGGTGGTTGCGTCGCCTGCCGCGGCGACTGCGGGTGGGCTACGGCTACTTCGTTGCGGGCAGAGCGTTGGCGACGTGCGCGGCGGAGCTCCCGGTCGCTGACGGATGTCGGCTCAGCCTGGAACCGGACGAGCGCCGGATGCTCGCCGCCGACGTGGCCGCTGCCCGCCGCGCGCTTGCCGCGACGGCCGGCGAGGAAGAGCGGCTGCGGCTCGGCGAGACGACGCAGCGGATCGCTGAGGCGCTCAGCTCCGCCTCTCGCGGGCCGGCTACAGGTACGGCTTGA
- a CDS encoding MFS transporter yields the protein MARGGTGQQPLPREIRVLVAVAFFVALGFGIVAPALPVFARNFGVGKAAAGAVISVFAVMRIAFSLPAGKLVDRYGERLVMATGIGIVAVSSVLAGIAQNYGELIALRGIGGVGSAMFSISALGLLVRMTAPAQRGRAMGFWQGGFLLGGITGPVLGGFIDGVSIRLPFFIYAGTLSAAGAVGLIQLRATPLADRAHAGKAAATKLTDALRNRAYRAALAANFADSWGAIGVRSALVPLFVGDVLHRKPIWTGVGFLVVSAVNGATLIPAGRFADNVGRKPLLVGGCIGSGVGIAILAVAQDLPGYLIGLAVLGLGSGLLDVAPGAIVGDLVEGRAGPVFAAYTMSSDIGTVVGPVAAGAIADISYGAAFLSTSGILGVAAVVALLAPETRGWSAQGPLQIGEQIGHGLDPDAQPNEISGDLQR from the coding sequence ATGGCGAGGGGCGGCACCGGGCAGCAACCGCTGCCCCGCGAGATCCGGGTGCTCGTCGCGGTGGCGTTCTTCGTCGCGCTCGGTTTCGGCATCGTGGCGCCGGCCCTCCCGGTTTTCGCACGCAACTTCGGGGTCGGCAAAGCGGCGGCCGGTGCGGTGATCAGTGTCTTCGCCGTGATGCGGATCGCGTTCTCGCTACCGGCCGGGAAGCTCGTCGACCGTTACGGCGAGCGCCTCGTCATGGCCACCGGCATCGGCATCGTCGCCGTCAGCAGCGTGCTGGCCGGCATCGCTCAGAACTACGGCGAGCTGATCGCGTTGCGCGGGATCGGCGGGGTCGGGTCGGCGATGTTCTCGATCTCCGCCCTCGGCCTGCTGGTCCGGATGACCGCACCGGCGCAGCGTGGCCGGGCGATGGGTTTCTGGCAGGGCGGCTTCCTGCTCGGCGGGATCACCGGGCCGGTCCTCGGCGGCTTCATCGACGGTGTCTCGATCCGGTTGCCGTTCTTCATCTACGCCGGCACGCTCAGCGCAGCCGGAGCGGTCGGGCTGATCCAGCTGCGGGCGACGCCGCTCGCCGACCGGGCGCACGCGGGCAAGGCGGCCGCCACCAAGCTGACCGACGCGCTGCGCAACCGCGCCTACCGGGCGGCGCTGGCGGCGAACTTCGCCGACTCGTGGGGCGCGATCGGCGTACGGTCCGCGCTGGTGCCACTGTTCGTCGGCGACGTGCTGCACCGCAAGCCCATCTGGACCGGCGTCGGCTTCCTCGTCGTGTCGGCGGTCAACGGCGCCACGCTGATCCCGGCCGGCCGGTTCGCCGACAACGTCGGGCGCAAGCCGCTGCTGGTCGGCGGGTGCATCGGCAGCGGCGTCGGCATCGCGATCCTCGCGGTTGCGCAAGATCTGCCCGGCTACCTGATCGGGCTCGCCGTTCTGGGTTTGGGCTCGGGACTGCTCGACGTCGCCCCCGGGGCGATCGTCGGCGATCTCGTCGAGGGGCGGGCGGGGCCGGTCTTCGCGGCGTACACGATGTCGTCGGACATCGGGACGGTCGTCGGCCCGGTGGCGGCGGGGGCGATCGCCGACATCTCCTACGGGGCGGCGTTCCTCAGCACGTCAGGCATCCTCGGCGTGGCCGCCGTCGTCGCGCTGCTCGCTCCGGAGACGCGCGGCTGGTCAGCCCAGGGCCCGCTGCAGATCGGCGAGCAGATCGGTCACGGCCTCGATCCCGACGCTCAGCCGAACGAGATCAGCGGGGACCTCCAGCGCTGA
- a CDS encoding sigma 54-interacting transcriptional regulator, whose protein sequence is MTSIPPASDLPRTLGALRASGHVAKTVKAELRDNLLARMREGGDRFPGIIGFDETVLPQVERAILAGHDIVLLGERGQGKTRLIRTLVQLLDEWTPIVQGCEINDHPYYPVCGRCRRLKEEQGEALPVAWKPRDERYAEKLATPDVSVGDLIGDVDPIKVAEGRALGDPETVHYGLVPRTNRGIVAINELPDLAERIQVALLNVLEERDIQVRGYVLRLPLDLVLVASANPEDYTNRGRIITPLKDRFGAEVRTHYPLDLDDELRVVTQEALIVWGDDAVSAALPDHLIEVIARFTRHVRESPAVDQRSGVSARFAVSAAETVAASAVRRAALVGEEVAVARVCDLPAIVPAVQGKVEFETSEEGREADILEHLLRRATADTFRSRLGGVDLSAIVDLFTEGTTVETGELVPATDLLAGVGTVPGLGRLLSALGIDEGAETPGLAAAGLEFALEGLYLLRRLSKDELPDRIVYGAR, encoded by the coding sequence ATGACGAGCATCCCGCCAGCGAGCGACCTTCCCCGCACCCTCGGCGCACTTCGCGCGTCCGGTCACGTCGCCAAGACGGTCAAGGCCGAGCTACGCGACAACCTGCTCGCGCGAATGCGGGAGGGCGGCGACCGCTTCCCGGGAATCATCGGCTTCGACGAGACCGTCCTGCCGCAGGTGGAGCGGGCGATCCTTGCCGGTCACGACATCGTCCTGCTCGGCGAGCGCGGCCAAGGCAAGACGCGGCTGATCCGGACGCTGGTGCAGCTGCTCGACGAGTGGACGCCGATCGTCCAAGGCTGCGAGATCAACGATCACCCGTACTACCCCGTGTGCGGCCGCTGCCGTCGGCTCAAAGAGGAGCAGGGCGAGGCGCTCCCAGTCGCCTGGAAGCCCCGCGACGAGCGGTACGCCGAGAAGCTGGCCACCCCCGACGTCTCCGTCGGCGACCTGATCGGTGACGTCGACCCGATCAAGGTCGCCGAAGGCCGCGCGTTGGGAGACCCGGAGACGGTGCACTACGGCTTGGTGCCGCGCACCAACCGCGGCATCGTCGCCATCAACGAGCTGCCCGACCTCGCCGAGCGGATCCAGGTGGCGCTGCTCAACGTCTTGGAGGAGCGCGACATCCAGGTCCGCGGCTACGTGCTGCGGCTGCCGCTGGACCTCGTGCTCGTGGCGTCGGCGAACCCGGAGGACTACACGAACCGCGGCCGCATCATCACCCCGCTCAAGGACCGTTTCGGTGCGGAGGTGCGCACCCACTACCCGCTCGACCTCGACGACGAGCTGCGCGTGGTCACCCAGGAGGCCCTGATCGTCTGGGGCGACGACGCGGTGTCCGCGGCGCTGCCCGATCACCTCATCGAGGTGATCGCCCGGTTCACCCGGCACGTGCGGGAGTCGCCCGCGGTCGACCAGCGCTCCGGCGTCTCGGCCCGGTTCGCCGTGTCGGCCGCCGAGACCGTGGCCGCCTCTGCGGTACGCCGCGCCGCGCTGGTCGGCGAGGAGGTTGCGGTTGCGCGGGTCTGCGACCTGCCGGCCATCGTGCCGGCGGTGCAGGGCAAGGTCGAGTTCGAGACGTCCGAGGAGGGCCGCGAGGCCGACATCCTCGAACATTTGCTGCGCCGCGCGACCGCGGACACCTTCCGCAGCCGACTCGGCGGCGTCGACCTCTCTGCGATCGTCGACCTGTTCACCGAGGGCACGACGGTGGAGACGGGTGAGCTGGTCCCGGCCACCGACCTACTCGCCGGCGTCGGGACGGTGCCCGGCCTCGGACGTCTGCTCTCCGCCCTCGGGATCGACGAGGGTGCCGAGACCCCGGGCCTCGCGGCAGCCGGACTGGAGTTCGCCCTCGAAGGCCTCTACCTGCTGCGCCGGCTGTCGAAGGACGAGCTGCCCGACCGCATCGTGTACGGAGCGCGATGA
- the mca gene encoding mycothiol conjugate amidase Mca, with amino-acid sequence MTDGPLRLLAVHAHPDDESSKGAATTARLVAEGAEVLIVSCTGGERGSILNPAMERPEVVADLTEVRRREMAAAIEILGARHEWLGFTDSGFPEGDPPPPLPDDCFAAQPVESAAAPLVRIVRQFRPHVMTTYDENGGYPHPDHVMCHNVSVAAFEAAADPDRYPELGAPWQTLKLYYHMSMHLERFQALHDAMLAAGMESPYAERLAQWKDRPDVASRVTTRVECADYFPVRDRALLAHATQVDPKGFWFACPLDIQQRVWPTEDYELARSVVDTTTPEDDLFAGVRDRVAT; translated from the coding sequence GTGACTGACGGCCCGCTTCGGCTGCTCGCGGTGCACGCGCATCCCGACGACGAGTCGAGCAAGGGCGCGGCCACCACGGCCAGGCTGGTCGCCGAGGGCGCCGAGGTCCTCATCGTCAGCTGCACCGGCGGCGAACGCGGGTCGATTCTCAACCCCGCGATGGAACGACCCGAGGTCGTGGCCGACCTGACCGAGGTCCGTCGCCGCGAGATGGCCGCCGCGATCGAGATCCTCGGCGCCCGGCACGAGTGGCTCGGCTTCACCGACTCCGGGTTCCCCGAAGGCGACCCGCCGCCACCGCTTCCCGACGACTGCTTCGCGGCGCAGCCCGTCGAGTCGGCGGCCGCGCCGTTGGTGCGGATCGTGCGGCAGTTCCGCCCGCACGTCATGACGACGTACGACGAGAACGGCGGGTACCCGCACCCCGACCACGTGATGTGCCACAACGTCAGCGTGGCGGCGTTCGAGGCAGCGGCTGACCCGGACCGCTACCCGGAGCTCGGCGCGCCCTGGCAGACCCTGAAGCTCTACTACCACATGTCCATGCACCTCGAGCGCTTCCAGGCACTGCACGACGCGATGCTCGCCGCCGGCATGGAGTCGCCGTACGCCGAGCGCCTCGCGCAGTGGAAGGACCGCCCGGACGTCGCGTCGCGGGTCACCACGCGCGTGGAGTGCGCCGACTACTTCCCGGTGCGCGACAGGGCGCTGCTGGCGCACGCGACCCAGGTCGACCCGAAGGGGTTCTGGTTCGCCTGCCCGCTCGACATCCAGCAGCGGGTGTGGCCCACCGAGGACTACGAGCTCGCGCGGTCCGTCGTCGACACGACGACGCCGGAGGACGACCTGTTCGCGGGCGTGAGAGACCGGGTGGCGACGTGA
- the greA gene encoding transcription elongation factor GreA encodes MSETNTTWLTQDAYDRLEAELEHLSGPGRVEITHRIEAARAEGDLKENGGYHAAKEEQGKMEARIRQLSQLLRDAQVGTPPAANSGVAGPGMVVTIRYADGDEETFLLGSREEAAVTDLTVYSAQSPLGQALDGATPGEKRSYVAPNGKEIALELVDVKPYL; translated from the coding sequence ATGAGCGAGACGAACACCACGTGGTTGACGCAGGACGCCTATGACCGGCTCGAGGCAGAGCTCGAGCACCTGTCGGGACCGGGTCGGGTGGAGATCACCCACCGGATCGAGGCGGCGCGCGCCGAGGGTGATCTGAAGGAGAACGGCGGCTACCACGCCGCGAAGGAAGAGCAGGGCAAGATGGAAGCCCGGATCCGTCAGCTCTCCCAGCTGCTCCGCGACGCTCAGGTCGGTACGCCTCCCGCCGCGAACAGCGGCGTCGCCGGCCCCGGCATGGTCGTCACGATCCGTTACGCCGACGGCGACGAGGAGACGTTCCTTCTCGGCTCACGCGAAGAAGCTGCCGTCACCGACCTCACCGTGTACTCCGCGCAGTCGCCGCTCGGTCAGGCCCTCGACGGCGCGACTCCCGGCGAGAAGCGGTCCTACGTCGCACCCAACGGCAAAGAGATCGCCCTCGAGCTCGTCGACGTCAAGCCGTACCTGTAG
- a CDS encoding ROK family protein, giving the protein MIGPRALALDIGGTKIAAAWVDADGSVHARAEVPTVAADSEALWSAVRDLLTSRLDGEPPAAVGVGCGGPLRLDTGEVSPINIAVWRDFPLLERVRELFPTAQVRLHNDAVAMAAGESWLGAGRGVRHFLGVVVSTGVGGGVVLCGRILDGTTGNAGHIGHVVADPDGPPCGCGGVGCLEAIARGPAVVAHAVANGWQSGDQSADGRSLVAAARGGDEVAIAAIDRAGRALGVGLASAAALLELDRIAVGGGFATGAAELIFAPMREAFARHAGMAYVSRCEIVPAELAVDAGLVGAAALVLQ; this is encoded by the coding sequence GTGATCGGCCCTCGCGCGCTCGCGCTGGACATCGGGGGCACGAAGATCGCGGCAGCCTGGGTCGATGCGGACGGTTCTGTCCACGCGCGGGCTGAGGTGCCCACGGTGGCCGCCGACTCCGAAGCACTCTGGTCGGCGGTACGTGACCTTCTGACCTCGCGGCTCGACGGCGAGCCGCCGGCCGCGGTCGGGGTCGGGTGTGGTGGCCCGCTGCGGCTCGACACCGGCGAGGTCTCGCCGATCAACATCGCGGTCTGGCGTGATTTCCCGTTGCTCGAGCGGGTGCGGGAGCTGTTCCCGACGGCTCAGGTCCGGCTGCACAACGATGCGGTGGCGATGGCGGCGGGTGAGTCCTGGCTCGGCGCGGGACGAGGCGTCCGCCACTTCCTCGGGGTGGTCGTCTCGACCGGCGTCGGTGGCGGTGTCGTCCTCTGCGGCCGCATCCTCGACGGCACGACCGGCAACGCCGGCCACATCGGGCATGTCGTCGCCGACCCCGACGGGCCGCCCTGCGGTTGCGGCGGGGTCGGCTGCCTCGAGGCGATTGCGCGCGGACCGGCGGTCGTGGCGCACGCTGTGGCCAACGGTTGGCAATCCGGCGATCAGTCAGCTGACGGGCGATCGCTCGTGGCGGCCGCCCGTGGCGGCGACGAGGTCGCGATCGCCGCGATCGACCGGGCCGGTCGAGCGCTCGGCGTCGGGCTGGCGAGTGCCGCCGCGCTGCTCGAGCTCGACCGCATCGCGGTCGGCGGCGGTTTTGCGACCGGCGCCGCAGAGTTGATCTTCGCTCCGATGCGGGAAGCCTTCGCGCGCCATGCCGGGATGGCCTACGTGTCCCGCTGCGAGATCGTGCCCGCCGAACTCGCTGTCGATGCGGGACTCGTCGGAGCCGCCGCCCTCGTCCTGCAGTGA
- a CDS encoding cystathionine beta-synthase has protein sequence MDVFGSVVDLIGRTPLVRLNRVTDGAAATVAAKVEYLNPGGSVKDRIATRMIDAAEASGALPPGGTIVEPTSGNTGIGLAIVAQQRGYSCVFVCPDKVSADKINVLRAYGAEVVVCPTAVPPEHPDSYYSVSDRLARERPGGWKPDQYSNPANPQSHYETTGPEIWEQTDGKVTHFVAGVGTGGTISGTGRYLKEVSGGAVRVIGADPQGSVYSGGTGRPYLVEGVGEDFWPANYDRDVCDEIIAVSDADSFLMTRRLAREEGLLVGGSCGMAATAAVRVAAQADPDAVVVVLLPDGGRGYLSKIFNDDWMADYGFLAAGGKAESVRDVLTRKTGEVPAFVHVHPYETVREAINILREYGVSQMPVVRAEPPVMIAEVMGSVVERDLLDALFNGRARLADPLERHMSSALPLIGAGEPVEAAVAALQGADAAVVLDDGRPVGIVTRQDLLGFLASH, from the coding sequence GTGGACGTCTTCGGCTCGGTGGTGGACCTCATCGGGCGGACGCCGCTGGTCCGCCTCAACCGGGTGACCGACGGCGCCGCGGCGACGGTGGCCGCGAAGGTCGAGTACCTCAACCCGGGCGGTTCGGTGAAGGACCGCATCGCGACGCGCATGATCGACGCTGCGGAGGCATCCGGGGCGCTGCCGCCCGGCGGCACGATCGTGGAGCCGACCAGCGGCAACACGGGCATCGGGCTCGCGATCGTCGCGCAGCAGCGTGGCTACAGCTGCGTGTTCGTCTGCCCGGACAAGGTGTCCGCCGACAAGATCAACGTCCTGCGGGCGTACGGCGCGGAGGTGGTGGTGTGCCCGACCGCCGTACCGCCGGAGCACCCTGACTCCTACTACAGCGTCTCGGATCGTCTGGCGCGGGAACGGCCCGGCGGCTGGAAACCCGACCAGTACTCCAACCCGGCCAACCCGCAGTCGCACTACGAGACCACCGGGCCGGAGATCTGGGAACAGACCGATGGAAAGGTGACCCACTTCGTCGCCGGAGTCGGGACCGGCGGCACGATCTCCGGGACCGGCCGCTACCTGAAGGAGGTTTCGGGCGGCGCCGTGCGGGTGATCGGCGCCGATCCGCAGGGCTCGGTCTACTCAGGTGGCACCGGTCGCCCGTACCTCGTCGAAGGCGTCGGCGAGGACTTCTGGCCCGCGAACTACGACCGCGACGTATGCGACGAGATCATTGCGGTGTCCGACGCCGACTCCTTCCTGATGACCCGCCGCCTCGCTCGCGAGGAGGGCCTGCTCGTGGGTGGGTCCTGCGGGATGGCGGCCACGGCTGCGGTGCGAGTCGCTGCCCAGGCCGACCCTGACGCCGTCGTCGTCGTGTTGCTGCCCGACGGTGGCCGCGGCTACCTGTCGAAGATCTTCAACGACGACTGGATGGCCGACTACGGCTTTCTCGCCGCCGGCGGCAAGGCCGAGTCGGTCCGCGACGTACTGACCCGCAAGACCGGCGAGGTCCCCGCGTTCGTCCACGTCCACCCCTACGAGACGGTGCGCGAGGCGATCAACATCCTTCGCGAGTACGGCGTCTCGCAGATGCCCGTCGTGCGTGCGGAGCCGCCCGTCATGATCGCCGAGGTGATGGGCTCGGTCGTCGAGCGCGATCTGCTCGACGCGCTGTTCAACGGCCGTGCCCGGCTCGCCGACCCGCTGGAACGTCACATGTCGAGCGCGTTGCCGCTGATCGGAGCGGGCGAGCCCGTCGAGGCGGCCGTTGCCGCACTTCAGGGAGCGGACGCCGCGGTCGTGCTGGACGACGGCCGACCGGTCGGCATCGTGACCCGGCAGGACCTGCTGGGCTTCCTCGCTTCCCACTAG
- a CDS encoding cystathionine gamma-synthase: MGGFETRAIHAGQEPDPATGAVVPPVYLTSTFAQDGVGGTRGGYEYSRSANPTRTALETCLAALEGGVRGFAFASGLAAEDTLLRTVCAPGDHVVIPDDAYGGTFRLFAKVLERWGLSYTAVPQHDLDQVRSAVRDNTRVVWCETPTNPMLRVSDIAGLAAIADDVGALLVVDNTFASPYLQQPLALGAHVAVHSTTKYLGGHSDVVGGALIVRDDSLADQVAFHQNAMGAVAGPLDSWLVLRGIKTLAVRMDRHCDNAEQIVAMLRGHPAVVEVRYPDNDDVARRQMRRFGGMVSFRVAGGEQQALDVCRRAELFTLAESLGGVESLIEHPARMTHASVAGSALEVPADLVRLSVGIEAVTDLLADLQRALG; the protein is encoded by the coding sequence ATGGGCGGGTTCGAGACGCGTGCGATCCACGCGGGTCAGGAGCCGGACCCGGCAACCGGTGCGGTGGTCCCGCCGGTCTACTTGACGTCGACGTTCGCGCAGGACGGGGTGGGCGGCACCCGCGGCGGATACGAGTACAGCCGTAGCGCCAACCCGACCCGCACCGCGCTCGAGACTTGTCTGGCCGCGCTCGAGGGCGGGGTTCGCGGGTTCGCGTTCGCCAGCGGACTCGCCGCCGAGGACACCCTGCTGCGTACCGTCTGCGCTCCGGGCGACCACGTGGTGATCCCCGACGACGCGTACGGCGGCACGTTCCGGCTGTTCGCCAAAGTGCTCGAGCGTTGGGGGTTGTCCTACACCGCGGTGCCCCAGCACGACCTCGACCAGGTGCGCTCGGCCGTCCGTGACAACACCCGCGTGGTCTGGTGCGAGACGCCCACCAACCCGATGCTGCGGGTCAGCGACATCGCCGGTCTCGCCGCCATCGCCGACGACGTGGGTGCGTTGCTCGTCGTCGACAACACCTTCGCCTCGCCGTACCTGCAGCAGCCGCTCGCACTCGGCGCCCACGTCGCGGTCCACTCGACGACGAAGTACCTCGGGGGTCACAGCGACGTCGTCGGCGGCGCGTTGATCGTCCGTGACGACTCGCTGGCCGACCAGGTGGCGTTCCACCAGAACGCCATGGGTGCGGTCGCCGGCCCGCTCGACTCGTGGCTGGTGCTGCGAGGCATCAAGACGCTCGCGGTCCGGATGGACCGGCACTGCGACAACGCTGAGCAGATCGTGGCCATGCTGCGCGGCCATCCCGCCGTGGTCGAGGTCCGCTATCCGGACAACGACGACGTCGCGCGTCGCCAGATGCGGCGGTTCGGCGGGATGGTGTCCTTCCGGGTCGCGGGCGGTGAGCAGCAGGCACTCGACGTCTGTCGCCGGGCTGAGCTGTTCACCCTCGCCGAGTCCCTCGGCGGCGTCGAGTCGCTGATCGAGCACCCGGCCCGGATGACCCATGCAAGCGTCGCCGGCTCAGCGCTGGAGGTCCCCGCTGATCTCGTTCGGCTGAGCGTCGGGATCGAGGCCGTGACCGATCTGCTCGCCGATCTGCAGCGGGCCCTGGGCTGA